A genome region from Hoplias malabaricus isolate fHopMal1 chromosome 8, fHopMal1.hap1, whole genome shotgun sequence includes the following:
- the mgst3b gene encoding microsomal glutathione S-transferase 3b → MEVIDILPANFGYVILTYLYSWIMLCYLAVKVGAARKKYNVKYPTMYSDKENVFNCIQRAHQNTLEVYPQWLVFQTIAALVYPTVASVLGVIWVTSRFSYAWGYYTGDPSKRMNGSYGYIGLFGVMILTISVALQLLGFI, encoded by the exons ATGGAGGTTATCGACATCCTTCCCGCCAATTTCGGCTACGTGATCCTGACCTACCTCTACAGCTGGATCATGCTGTGTTACCTCGCTGTGAAAGTTGGAGCCGccagaaaaaaatacaatgtgAAG TACCCAACCATGTACAGCGATAAGGAGAATGTGTTTAACTGCATCCAGAGAGCTCACCAGAACACACTGGAGGTCTACCCACAGTGGCTTGTTTTCCAGACCATCGCTGCACTCGTGTATCCA aCTGTGGCCTCTGTGCTGGGGGTCATCTGGGTGACCAGCAGGTTCTCCTACGCCTGGGGCTACTACACCGGCG ACCCCAGCAAGAGGATGAATGGGAGCTATGGTTACATCGGCCTTTTCGGCGTGATGATTCTGACCATTTCTGTTGCCCTGCAGCTCCTCGGATTCATTTAA
- the rsrp1 gene encoding arginine/serine-rich protein 1, whose protein sequence is MKTEDGNQAQKARISEGMRLIFDQETNSSRSSSRSSSRDSSYSSNQSSCSSYGSHGSRRRHRRHRRRSRSSPSSSSSSSSSSSSDSDSRSRSRSRSHPRCHRASDRSRCYHHHQRRYRARSRSRSPSPYRHRESRHRAHSRSSSRSSSRGRYSKRWRRSRSRSSSHRRVGGMFVGRYRCRFSPSPRRRYRDYRSRSRSPERSSVRLSRKEKMNLLNIAKENAARLLGVQNLELPKSVKTLEERERKPERKPEERVRAEPETLRRPEQVQDVANEDDKEDAKMSPTRKPINFSINNTVAKPSSSPTFHVAESKVTSRADSVGNRKPYGQWVPIKKSSPNKH, encoded by the exons ATGAAGACCGAGGACGGCAACCAGGCCCAAAAGGCTCGCATCAGCGAGGGAATGAGGCTGATTTTCGACCAGGAGACCAACTCCTCTCGCTCAAGCAGCCGCAGTAGCAGCCGGGACAGTTCGTACTCCAGCAATCAGAGCAGCTGCTCCTCCTATGGGTCTCATGGGTCACGTCGACGTCACAGGCGACATCGGCGCAGGTCCCGCTCATCtccgtcctcctcctcctcatcgtCGTCATCTTCTTCCTCCGACAGTGACTCGCGATCCCGCTCACGTTCCCGCTCTCACCCAAGATGCCACCGCGCTTCTGACCGATCCCGCTgttaccaccaccaccaacgcCGCTACCGGGCTCGCTCTCGCTCACGCAGCCCCTCTCCCTATCGCCACCGGGAATCCCGGCACAGGGCACACTCTCGCTCCAGCAGCCGCTCTTCTTCACGTGGCCGCTACTCCAAACGCTGGCGCAGGTCCCGATCCCGATCCTCCAGCCACAGGAGGGTGGGGGGCATGTTTGTGGGGCGGTACAGGTGCAGGTTCTCACCCTCACCCAGGAGGAGGTACAGAGACTACAGGAGTAGGTCGAGGTCTCCCGAGCGCTCTTCTGTTCGACTGAGTCGGAAAG AAAAAATGAATCTCCTCAACATTGCTAAAGAGAACGCAGCGAGACTTCTCGGCGTCCAGAACCTGGAGTTGCCCAAGAGTGTGAAGACTTTGGAAGAGCgagagaggaaaccagagcgtAAGCCTGAAGAACGGGTGAGAGCAGAGCCGGAGACACTGAGGAGACCTGAGCAG gTCCAAGACGTGGCAAATGAAGACGACAAGGAAGATGCTAAAATGTCTCCAACGAGAAAACCAATCAACTTCAGCATAAAC AACACAGTGGCCAAGCCCTCGAGCAGCCCGACTTTCCATGTGGCGGAGAGTAAGGTAACATCCAGAGCAGACAGCGTGGGGAACAGGAAGCCATACGGACAGTGGGTCCCTATCAAGAAATCCTCTCCTAACAAACACTga